From a single Mesorhizobium shangrilense genomic region:
- a CDS encoding ABC transporter ATP-binding protein, whose amino-acid sequence MADVTLRQVKKSYGNLHILHGIDLDIKSGEFIVFVGPSGCGKSTLLRSIAGLEEITSGELKIAGEVVNDVPPSKRGIAMVFQSYALYPHMTVYDNMAFSMKIGKENKAEIDRRVKQAAEILQLTKYLDRLPKAMSGGQRQRVAIGRAIVRNPKVFLFDEPLSNLDAALRVATRIEIAKLKESMPNTTMIYVTHDQVEAMTLADRIVVLKDGHIEQVGTPMDLYKKPGNLFVAQFIGSPAMNILPATVDKTGSPTVVSHVGGRKATVPITTPASAKGASVSFGVRPENLMIATGTDYLFEGKVDYVEQLGEVQLVYVDIGRADLPLVTKLPGNVEVKRGATLRLTANAEDLHIFDTDGRSFALHAAEAKAA is encoded by the coding sequence ATGGCCGATGTCACGCTAAGGCAAGTGAAGAAATCATACGGCAATTTGCACATTCTCCACGGCATCGACCTCGACATAAAGTCGGGCGAGTTCATCGTCTTCGTCGGCCCGTCGGGCTGCGGCAAGTCGACCTTGCTACGGTCGATCGCCGGGCTGGAGGAAATCACCTCCGGTGAGCTCAAGATAGCCGGCGAAGTGGTGAACGATGTGCCGCCGTCGAAGCGGGGCATCGCCATGGTGTTCCAGTCCTACGCCCTCTATCCGCACATGACCGTCTACGACAACATGGCGTTCTCGATGAAGATCGGCAAAGAGAACAAGGCGGAGATCGACCGGCGGGTGAAGCAGGCAGCCGAAATCCTGCAGCTGACCAAATATCTCGACCGTCTGCCCAAGGCGATGTCGGGCGGCCAGCGCCAGCGCGTCGCCATCGGCCGCGCCATCGTGCGCAATCCAAAGGTGTTCCTGTTCGACGAACCGCTGTCCAACCTCGACGCGGCGCTTCGCGTCGCCACCCGCATCGAGATCGCCAAGCTCAAGGAATCGATGCCGAACACGACGATGATCTATGTCACCCACGACCAGGTCGAGGCGATGACGCTGGCTGACCGCATCGTGGTGCTGAAGGACGGCCATATCGAACAGGTCGGCACGCCGATGGATCTCTACAAGAAACCCGGCAATCTGTTCGTTGCACAGTTCATTGGTTCGCCGGCTATGAACATCCTGCCGGCGACCGTCGACAAGACTGGAAGCCCCACCGTCGTCAGCCATGTCGGCGGGCGCAAGGCGACCGTGCCGATCACGACACCGGCATCCGCCAAGGGAGCTTCGGTGAGCTTCGGTGTACGACCCGAGAATCTGATGATCGCCACCGGCACGGATTATCTGTTCGAGGGGAAGGTCGACTATGTCGAGCAACTCGGCGAGGTGCAGCTGGTCTATGTCGATATCGGCCGTGCCGACCTGCCGCTGGTGACCAAATTGCCGGGCAATGTCGAGGTCAAGCGCGGGGCGACGCTGCGGCTGACCGCGAACGCCGAGGACCTCCATATCTTCGACACGGACGGGCGTTCATTCGCGCTGCACGCGGCAGAGGCGAAGGCGGCCTGA
- a CDS encoding FAD-binding oxidoreductase — MSGELAAQSPWQTATITGIRKRTPRVTSFFIQPSRPFTYRAGQHVDVRLTAPDGYQARRSYSIASAPEAGKAIELAIERLDDGEVSPFFHDVAAVGDEIELRGPLGGYFVWSDSDGGPLLLVGGGSGVVPLAAMIRHRAARKSPVPVALMFSARVWDEVIFRDELIRLDDRMDGFQLVLTLTREAARRPSDYSRRIDASMAVQSMARLPEPPKLAFVCGSNSFVSTAAQALIDADVPADIIRTERYGV, encoded by the coding sequence ATGAGCGGCGAACTGGCCGCGCAATCGCCCTGGCAGACAGCCACCATCACCGGCATCCGCAAGCGCACGCCACGCGTCACCAGCTTCTTCATCCAGCCGTCGCGTCCCTTCACCTATCGCGCCGGGCAGCATGTCGATGTCAGGCTGACGGCGCCGGACGGCTATCAGGCGCGCCGTTCCTACTCCATTGCATCCGCGCCGGAAGCGGGCAAAGCCATCGAACTGGCCATTGAAAGACTGGACGATGGCGAGGTCTCGCCCTTCTTCCACGATGTCGCGGCGGTGGGCGACGAGATCGAATTGCGCGGACCGCTTGGCGGATATTTCGTCTGGTCCGACAGCGACGGCGGCCCGCTTCTGCTGGTCGGCGGCGGGTCCGGCGTTGTGCCGTTGGCGGCGATGATCCGTCATCGCGCCGCGCGCAAGTCGCCGGTGCCGGTCGCCCTGATGTTTTCCGCCCGTGTCTGGGACGAGGTCATATTTCGCGACGAGTTGATCCGTCTTGATGACCGCATGGATGGCTTTCAACTGGTGCTGACACTGACGCGCGAGGCAGCCCGGCGTCCGTCGGATTACTCGCGACGCATCGACGCCTCAATGGCGGTGCAATCCATGGCGCGGCTTCCCGAGCCGCCGAAACTGGCCTTCGTCTGCGGCTCGAACTCATTTGTGTCGACCGCCGCGCAGGCGCTGATCGACGCCGATGTTCCAGCCGATATCATCCGCACCGAGCGCTATGGCGTCTGA
- a CDS encoding glycosyltransferase family 2 protein encodes MKLSVIMPVYNRERYVVPALRSLLRQRDAADLDIIVIDDGSTDGSAKAVRAMMDEAPCIRLFQQTNKGVARARNHGLRQLLPQTEFISFLDSDDISPAGRFKADLGRFEADPSLELTYSLIKLVDSMDDEALEPAANTRSLTVRGLSLSAGIFTRKLVDRTGGFDEAFSQAEDTDYLLRIFESGARFVMPDTVATYYRRHPGNMTKARDVPLREYLRAIHKSMSRRKANPSLRMVEGIFDLRDSAGWRFM; translated from the coding sequence ATGAAGCTCAGCGTGATCATGCCGGTCTACAATCGCGAGCGTTATGTCGTCCCTGCCCTGCGATCCCTGCTGAGGCAACGCGACGCCGCCGACCTCGACATCATCGTCATCGACGACGGCTCGACCGACGGATCGGCCAAGGCGGTGCGCGCGATGATGGACGAGGCACCATGCATCCGCCTCTTCCAGCAAACCAACAAGGGTGTCGCCAGGGCGCGCAACCATGGGCTGAGGCAATTACTTCCGCAAACCGAGTTCATATCGTTTCTAGACTCCGACGACATTTCGCCAGCCGGACGCTTCAAGGCCGACCTTGGCCGCTTCGAGGCCGATCCCAGTCTTGAACTGACTTATTCGCTGATCAAGCTGGTCGACAGCATGGATGATGAGGCGCTGGAGCCGGCGGCCAACACCCGGTCGTTGACCGTCCGGGGGCTCTCCTTGAGCGCTGGGATATTCACCCGGAAGCTGGTCGATCGAACCGGTGGCTTCGACGAGGCGTTCAGCCAGGCCGAAGACACCGACTACTTGCTGCGAATCTTTGAAAGCGGCGCGAGGTTCGTCATGCCCGATACCGTGGCGACCTACTACAGGCGCCACCCCGGCAACATGACCAAGGCGCGGGACGTTCCGCTTCGCGAGTATTTGCGCGCCATCCACAAATCGATGAGCCGGCGCAAGGCGAATCCATCGCTGCGCATGGTCGAGGGTATCTTCGACCTCAGGGATTCCGCCGGTTGGCGTTTCATGTGA
- a CDS encoding DUF680 domain-containing protein produces the protein MKKIIITAAALLAISGSAFAGSDNYGSNGANQAATAVDSSYTASIKKPAPAAQTPAPQGADHNLFGNN, from the coding sequence ATGAAAAAGATCATCATCACTGCCGCCGCCCTTCTGGCGATTTCCGGCAGCGCCTTCGCTGGCAGCGACAACTACGGTTCCAATGGCGCCAATCAGGCTGCCACTGCTGTCGACAGCTCGTACACGGCTTCCATCAAGAAGCCGGCTCCGGCTGCCCAGACGCCTGCCCCTCAGGGTGCTGACCATAACCTTTTCGGCAACAACTAA
- a CDS encoding molybdopterin-dependent oxidoreductase, translating into MITRGFSGRRPPTGNDGRIPPGQYLEQGFPVLSAGPTPRVRTQDWSFTLKHGPRPIKKWNWAEFNALPLSKMTRDIHCVTAWTKFDTPWQGVLVDDILGDAGIEPPTAFTLALSFDGYSTNVPTKDLVAGKAMVALFYEGKPITPDHGGPARLLVPHLYFWKSAKWVNGLQFTQRDEPGFWELRGYHIYGDPWREQRYTSDP; encoded by the coding sequence ATGATCACCCGCGGCTTTTCCGGACGGCGGCCTCCCACCGGCAACGATGGGCGCATCCCGCCCGGACAGTATCTCGAACAGGGCTTTCCGGTCCTGTCGGCCGGGCCAACGCCGCGCGTGCGTACGCAGGACTGGTCGTTCACGCTGAAACACGGCCCCCGGCCGATCAAGAAATGGAACTGGGCGGAGTTCAATGCCTTGCCCCTGAGCAAGATGACGCGCGACATCCATTGCGTTACCGCCTGGACGAAGTTCGACACGCCGTGGCAGGGCGTGCTGGTCGACGACATTCTGGGCGATGCCGGGATCGAGCCGCCAACCGCCTTCACGCTGGCACTTTCCTTCGACGGCTATTCCACCAATGTGCCGACAAAGGATCTCGTGGCCGGCAAGGCGATGGTGGCGTTGTTCTATGAAGGCAAGCCGATCACGCCAGACCATGGCGGACCCGCACGGCTGCTCGTTCCACATCTCTATTTCTGGAAATCGGCCAAATGGGTGAACGGGCTGCAGTTCACCCAACGCGATGAGCCGGGCTTCTGGGAATTGCGCGGGTACCACATTTACGGGGATCCCTGGCGCGAGCAGCGCTATACGAGCGACCCATGA
- a CDS encoding PqqD family protein, whose protein sequence is MRHCDVYAVASKDIVFESFDGEAVVLDLSTGKYFGFSDSGSRIWHALSSGVSAQALAGQSAGGATISMAELEGFISRLLEYGLLAPLADTPAQPVSADRLADLAQTREPIRVEVHDDLADPIHEVEEPQGWPAVKHTS, encoded by the coding sequence ATGCGTCATTGCGATGTTTACGCTGTTGCAAGCAAGGATATCGTCTTTGAGTCTTTCGACGGCGAGGCCGTGGTCCTCGATCTGTCGACCGGCAAGTATTTTGGCTTCTCCGATTCCGGCAGCAGGATCTGGCACGCTCTGTCGTCAGGTGTTTCCGCCCAAGCCCTGGCTGGCCAATCGGCCGGTGGCGCAACGATAAGCATGGCCGAGCTCGAAGGCTTCATTTCCCGGTTGCTCGAATACGGGCTGCTCGCACCTCTGGCCGACACGCCGGCGCAGCCCGTTTCCGCCGACCGTCTTGCCGATCTCGCCCAGACCCGCGAACCGATCAGGGTCGAGGTTCATGACGATCTCGCCGACCCGATCCATGAGGTCGAAGAGCCTCAGGGCTGGCCGGCGGTCAAGCATACATCGTGA
- a CDS encoding aromatic ring-hydroxylating oxygenase subunit alpha: MDARNDMLKRLHSRRDGFSLEQPFYTDPEYFQLDMELIWYRDWLFIGHDCELPKPGSFITVQIGDYPVVLVRDQKGNINAFHNSCRHRGSRVCNTDKGTAAKLVCPYHQWTYELDGRLLFARQMADSFDKSQFGLKPVACESVGGYIFICLAKEPADFAPMRAMIEPYLLPHRLREAKVAFESTIIEKGNWKLVWENNRECYHCAGNHPELCKTFPEAPTVTGVQGADSDPEMLAHWAKCEAAGLPSRFRIDPAGQYRATRAPLLRDAVSYTMTGKRAVEKNLSDSVSTDRIGSLLLYHYPTTWNHILGDHAVTFRVLPISATETAVTTKWLVHKDAVEGVDYKLDELTHVWTETNDQDRRIVEENAFGILSPAYEPGPYSELHEGGVIQFVEWYANFIGPRLAEGGRPALRSVA; encoded by the coding sequence ATGGACGCGCGCAACGACATGCTTAAGCGGCTGCACAGCCGAAGGGACGGCTTCTCGCTCGAGCAGCCCTTCTATACCGATCCGGAATACTTCCAGCTCGACATGGAGCTGATCTGGTATCGCGACTGGCTGTTCATCGGCCATGATTGCGAACTGCCGAAGCCCGGCAGCTTCATCACCGTCCAGATCGGCGACTATCCGGTTGTCCTGGTGCGCGACCAGAAGGGCAACATCAACGCCTTCCACAATTCCTGCCGCCATCGCGGCAGCCGCGTCTGCAACACCGACAAGGGCACGGCGGCAAAACTGGTCTGTCCCTATCACCAATGGACCTATGAGCTGGATGGCCGGCTTCTGTTCGCAAGACAGATGGCTGACAGCTTCGACAAGAGCCAGTTCGGCCTGAAGCCGGTCGCCTGCGAAAGCGTCGGCGGTTACATCTTCATCTGCCTGGCCAAGGAACCCGCCGATTTCGCGCCCATGCGCGCCATGATCGAACCCTATCTTCTGCCGCACCGGCTGCGCGAGGCAAAGGTCGCCTTCGAGAGCACGATCATCGAGAAGGGCAACTGGAAGCTCGTCTGGGAGAACAACCGCGAGTGCTATCATTGCGCCGGCAACCATCCGGAACTGTGCAAGACGTTCCCGGAGGCGCCGACCGTGACCGGCGTGCAGGGCGCCGACAGCGATCCGGAAATGCTGGCGCATTGGGCGAAGTGCGAGGCGGCGGGCTTGCCCAGCAGGTTCCGCATCGATCCGGCCGGGCAGTACCGCGCCACCCGCGCGCCGCTGCTGCGCGATGCCGTCAGCTACACGATGACGGGAAAGCGCGCCGTGGAGAAGAACCTTTCCGACAGTGTTTCCACCGACCGGATCGGTTCGCTGCTGCTCTACCACTACCCGACGACGTGGAACCATATCCTCGGCGACCACGCGGTGACCTTCCGCGTGTTGCCGATCAGCGCCACGGAAACGGCGGTGACGACGAAGTGGCTGGTGCACAAGGATGCGGTCGAGGGCGTCGACTACAAGCTCGACGAACTCACCCATGTCTGGACCGAGACCAACGACCAGGACCGCCGTATCGTCGAGGAGAATGCTTTCGGCATCCTGTCGCCGGCCTATGAACCCGGCCCTTATTCAGAGCTGCATGAAGGCGGCGTGATCCAGTTCGTCGAGTGGTATGCGAACTTCATCGGGCCGCGCCTTGCCGAAGGCGGCCGGCCGGCGCTGCGCAGTGTCGCCTAG
- a CDS encoding hybrid-cluster NAD(P)-dependent oxidoreductase: MTDLGLYRHLDQMTPWNDRLQVLEVIGVSDEAPDVKTFTFRSDNQTWFRYKPGQFVTLELPTADGPLMRTYTLSSSPSRPFSIAVTVKAQAGSIGTRWMFDHLKPGTHVKAYGPTGDFSLHSHPAAKYLFISAGSGVTPMMSMLRWLNDCAPWTDVGFVNCARRPEEIIFRKELELLGGHMPGLSLGFMIEERSSREGWYGHMGRIDAIRLPLLAPDFREREIFCCGPDPFMRAVRGMLEATGFDMDHYHQESFAASVVEEIPAPFASPTEGIEAAVEVMVPIRFSLSDVDAECVAGQTVLQTARASGVRIPAACEFGLCGTCKVKKVAGDVEMSHNGGILDHEVDDGFILACCSRPLSALEIEA, encoded by the coding sequence ATGACTGACCTTGGCCTCTATCGTCATCTCGACCAGATGACGCCCTGGAACGACAGGCTTCAGGTGCTGGAAGTGATCGGCGTCAGCGACGAGGCGCCGGACGTTAAGACCTTCACCTTCCGCTCCGACAACCAGACCTGGTTCCGCTACAAGCCAGGACAGTTCGTGACACTGGAATTGCCGACAGCCGACGGCCCGCTGATGCGCACCTATACGCTGTCGTCCTCGCCGTCGCGGCCATTCTCGATCGCGGTGACGGTGAAGGCGCAGGCGGGCAGCATCGGCACGCGCTGGATGTTCGACCATCTGAAGCCCGGCACGCACGTCAAGGCCTATGGCCCGACAGGCGACTTTTCGCTGCATAGCCACCCGGCCGCGAAGTATCTGTTCATTTCGGCCGGCTCCGGCGTGACGCCGATGATGTCGATGCTGCGCTGGCTGAACGACTGCGCGCCATGGACCGACGTCGGCTTCGTCAACTGCGCGCGGCGCCCGGAGGAGATCATCTTCCGCAAGGAGCTGGAGCTGCTTGGCGGCCATATGCCGGGCCTGTCGCTCGGCTTCATGATCGAGGAACGGTCGAGCCGCGAAGGCTGGTACGGGCATATGGGCAGGATCGACGCGATACGTCTGCCGCTGCTGGCGCCCGACTTTCGCGAGCGCGAGATCTTCTGCTGCGGTCCAGATCCTTTCATGCGCGCCGTGCGCGGCATGCTGGAAGCCACGGGTTTCGACATGGACCACTACCATCAGGAGAGCTTCGCCGCTTCTGTCGTGGAGGAAATACCGGCTCCCTTCGCTTCGCCCACGGAAGGCATCGAAGCCGCCGTGGAAGTCATGGTGCCGATCCGCTTCTCGCTTTCGGATGTCGATGCCGAATGTGTCGCCGGCCAGACAGTGTTGCAGACGGCACGCGCTTCAGGGGTCCGGATTCCCGCCGCTTGCGAATTCGGCCTGTGCGGAACCTGCAAGGTGAAGAAGGTCGCAGGCGACGTCGAGATGAGCCACAATGGCGGCATTCTCGACCACGAGGTCGATGACGGCTTCATTCTCGCCTGCTGCTCCAGGCCGCTGTCGGCGCTTGAAATCGAGGCATGA
- a CDS encoding DUF680 domain-containing protein, whose product MKKIILTAAALLAISGSAFAGSDNYGSNGANQHATAVDSSYTASIKKPAPATQTPAHQGADRNLFGNN is encoded by the coding sequence ATGAAGAAGATCATCCTCACCGCCGCCGCGCTTCTCGCGATTTCCGGCAGCGCTTTCGCCGGTAGCGACAACTACGGTTCGAACGGCGCCAACCAGCACGCTACCGCTGTCGACAGCTCGTACACGGCTTCGATCAAGAAGCCGGCACCGGCTACTCAGACGCCTGCCCATCAGGGTGCCGACCGTAACCTCTTTGGCAACAACTAA
- a CDS encoding DUF680 domain-containing protein, whose amino-acid sequence MKKIILAAAALLAISGSAFAGSDNYGSNGVNQPAVTNVDKAPTASIANSGSPVYKLLNSSNDAPKSAPQGADRNLFGNN is encoded by the coding sequence ATGAAAAAGATCATTCTTGCTGCCGCCGCCCTTCTGGCGATTTCCGGCAGCGCCTTCGCCGGTAGCGACAACTATGGTTCGAACGGCGTCAACCAGCCGGCTGTGACCAATGTCGACAAGGCCCCGACGGCGTCGATCGCCAACAGTGGCTCGCCGGTCTACAAGCTGCTCAATTCGTCGAATGATGCGCCGAAGTCCGCGCCTCAGGGTGCCGACCGTAACCTCTTCGGCAACAACTAA
- a CDS encoding DegQ family serine endoprotease, whose translation MSSLNILRRHRVAALLGAALIVSPLAVSALRATNHAQAATMTPVAGVAAPNGSFAPIVATDKPAVVTVTALMKAQPSDTSDDTPSNGNPFDQYFHQFFGDQGRRSPKTPPQEQAQRAEALGSGFIVAADGTIVTNNHVVDGAVSIKVTLDDGTELPATLVGRDAKNDLAVLKIKADKPLPTVKWGDSDKLMTGDQVLAIGNPFGIGTTVTAGIVSARGRDLHSGPFDDFIQIDAPINHGNSGGPLVDVNGDVVGVNTAIYSPNGGSVGVGFAIPSDQAQKVVAKLMKDGSIQYGYLGVQIQPVTPDVASAIGLDHSSGALVSQVNDGSPAAKAGVETGDVITSFAGQEIKDPKDLSRAVADVSPGAKETLDIWRNGKDMAISVDVGSNGDDVKTASLDDSGTPSVEQGLRSPAIGLGLMDITPDIRQAMNLPVNQHGAIVAAVNPDKTASAAGIQTGDIIIAVNQAPVKTARQVTQAIAQAGKSGKKSVLLLVERGGAQIFVAVPFANG comes from the coding sequence ATGTCATCTCTTAACATTCTACGCAGACATCGCGTCGCCGCATTGTTGGGCGCCGCGCTGATCGTAAGCCCCTTGGCTGTCTCGGCTCTCAGGGCCACCAATCATGCCCAGGCCGCGACAATGACACCTGTCGCCGGCGTGGCGGCTCCCAACGGCTCGTTCGCGCCCATCGTGGCGACCGATAAGCCGGCGGTGGTGACGGTCACCGCCCTCATGAAGGCTCAGCCTTCCGACACGAGCGACGACACGCCGTCCAACGGCAACCCGTTTGACCAATATTTCCACCAGTTCTTTGGTGATCAAGGGCGCCGGTCGCCCAAAACGCCGCCGCAGGAGCAGGCGCAGCGCGCCGAGGCCCTCGGTTCGGGCTTCATCGTTGCCGCTGACGGCACCATTGTCACCAACAACCACGTCGTCGACGGCGCGGTATCGATCAAGGTCACGCTCGACGACGGCACCGAGCTCCCCGCCACACTGGTCGGTCGCGATGCCAAGAATGACCTCGCGGTCCTCAAGATCAAGGCCGACAAGCCTCTGCCAACCGTCAAATGGGGTGATTCCGACAAGCTGATGACGGGCGACCAGGTGCTCGCCATCGGCAATCCTTTCGGCATCGGCACCACCGTCACCGCCGGCATCGTTTCGGCGCGTGGCCGCGATCTGCACAGCGGCCCGTTTGACGACTTCATCCAGATCGACGCGCCGATCAATCACGGCAATTCCGGTGGTCCGCTGGTGGATGTGAACGGCGATGTCGTCGGCGTCAACACGGCGATCTATTCGCCGAATGGCGGCAGCGTCGGTGTCGGCTTCGCCATCCCGTCCGACCAGGCGCAGAAGGTGGTCGCCAAGCTGATGAAGGACGGCTCGATCCAGTATGGCTACCTGGGTGTCCAGATTCAGCCTGTGACACCCGACGTGGCCAGTGCGATCGGGCTCGATCATTCCAGCGGCGCCCTGGTTTCCCAGGTCAATGACGGCTCGCCTGCCGCCAAGGCCGGCGTGGAGACTGGTGACGTCATCACCAGCTTTGCCGGTCAGGAGATAAAGGACCCCAAGGACCTGTCGCGTGCCGTGGCTGACGTCTCGCCCGGTGCCAAGGAAACGCTCGACATCTGGCGCAACGGCAAGGACATGGCGATTTCCGTCGATGTCGGCAGCAACGGAGATGACGTCAAGACCGCTTCGCTGGACGATTCCGGCACGCCATCGGTCGAGCAGGGGCTTCGGTCTCCCGCCATCGGCCTTGGCTTAATGGACATCACACCCGACATCCGCCAGGCGATGAACCTCCCGGTCAATCAACACGGCGCCATCGTCGCGGCCGTCAATCCCGACAAGACCGCATCGGCCGCGGGCATCCAGACCGGCGACATCATCATCGCCGTCAATCAGGCCCCGGTGAAGACCGCCCGGCAAGTGACCCAGGCGATCGCGCAGGCCGGCAAATCCGGCAAGAAGTCGGTGCTGTTGCTGGTGGAGCGTGGCGGCGCGCAGATATTCGTCGCGGTGCCTTTCGCCAATGGCTGA
- a CDS encoding serine kinase has product MQRVTLENLTDYARHVLDMAVSNADSYPVTSTVRLPGLNLTVHAGHGPLADAVEHAFVRAPDSQIPSEECRIFVGHPGIGAVPEPAAWGHEHFTPQSFASKLADAGLRGSYFYDLDFWQFYDPRRRVGAQLMRSADSFPPWEPGAPLRAFLHWEYAARGMRLAHAGTLGIDGRGILLAGAGGSGKSGTVVAGLLNGLDSVGDDYVLADIAGGVAAYPLFATLKQDPKGFRRLGLQHRLKSQGPLNWQGKHQFLLENIAVQTTPARLDIVALLVPSIGGGGASSIMPVSRKDAMIALAPSGIAQMPGERESGFRFFSELTRLLPCYRLSLGTQPEEIASTISEFLARGNS; this is encoded by the coding sequence ATGCAGCGTGTCACCCTCGAAAACCTGACGGACTATGCCCGCCATGTGCTCGATATGGCTGTGAGCAACGCCGACAGTTATCCCGTCACCAGCACGGTGCGGCTGCCGGGCCTGAACCTTACCGTGCATGCGGGCCATGGCCCATTGGCGGACGCCGTCGAGCACGCCTTTGTCCGGGCTCCCGATAGCCAAATCCCATCAGAAGAATGCCGCATTTTCGTCGGCCACCCGGGTATCGGCGCCGTTCCTGAACCCGCGGCGTGGGGCCATGAGCATTTCACGCCGCAGTCCTTTGCCAGCAAACTGGCCGATGCCGGGCTGCGCGGCAGCTATTTCTACGATCTGGATTTCTGGCAGTTCTACGATCCGCGCCGGCGCGTCGGCGCCCAGTTGATGAGATCAGCCGACAGTTTTCCGCCTTGGGAGCCAGGGGCGCCACTGCGAGCCTTCCTGCATTGGGAGTATGCGGCGCGCGGCATGCGGCTGGCTCACGCCGGAACCCTGGGCATCGATGGCAGGGGCATTCTGCTCGCCGGCGCGGGCGGGTCCGGGAAATCTGGAACGGTCGTCGCCGGATTACTCAATGGACTGGACAGTGTCGGTGACGACTATGTGTTGGCGGACATAGCCGGCGGCGTGGCCGCCTATCCATTGTTTGCTACGCTCAAGCAGGATCCCAAAGGCTTCAGGCGACTGGGGTTGCAGCACAGGTTGAAGTCACAAGGCCCGCTAAACTGGCAGGGGAAGCATCAGTTTCTTCTGGAAAATATCGCGGTGCAAACAACGCCTGCACGTCTGGACATTGTTGCATTGTTGGTGCCAAGTATCGGCGGGGGTGGGGCAAGCTCGATAATGCCGGTATCGCGAAAGGATGCCATGATTGCCTTGGCGCCATCTGGCATTGCCCAGATGCCGGGCGAACGGGAAAGCGGCTTCCGCTTTTTCAGCGAGTTGACGCGCCTTCTGCCGTGCTACCGGTTGTCTCTTGGGACACAGCCCGAGGAGATCGCAAGCACGATTTCGGAATTCCTGGCGCGAGGCAATTCATGA
- a CDS encoding TCR/Tet family MFS transporter: MSIVSGSKRQAAIAFIFVTAVLDIVAMGIIIPVLPSLIEEFAGSNANAGWINGVFVALWAGMQFVASPVIGSLSDKYGRRPVILLSTIGLSADYVLMALAPNLWWLALGRIVAGITSSSFTTVFAYMADITPPEGRAKAYGMIGAAFSAGFVAGPLLGGFLGEISPRAPFWVAAGMSGLAFLYGLLVLPESLAPEKRMAFSWRRANPFGAMVLLRSHPELSGLAAVTFLLHFAHHVFSAVFVLYAAYRYNWHAWEVGVLLAMVGVLDMIVQGLLVSRVVKRFGDRATMVFGLFGGAIGIALMGLAPTGLMFTLAMLPNALWGLAMPTLQSLMTQHVSESEQGQLQGATMSVASIAGVASPLFFGAVYAFSISEDSPLPYPGLSFLIASLVLLSAALLGWSVARTANRAEAQEQAS; encoded by the coding sequence ATGTCCATTGTATCCGGTTCCAAACGCCAGGCGGCCATCGCCTTCATCTTCGTCACCGCGGTGCTCGACATCGTGGCGATGGGCATCATCATCCCGGTGCTGCCGTCGCTGATCGAGGAGTTCGCCGGCTCGAATGCCAATGCCGGCTGGATCAACGGGGTGTTCGTGGCGCTGTGGGCCGGCATGCAGTTCGTCGCCTCGCCGGTCATCGGCTCGCTGTCCGACAAATATGGCAGGCGGCCGGTGATCTTGTTGTCGACCATCGGCCTTTCGGCCGACTATGTGTTGATGGCGCTGGCGCCGAACCTTTGGTGGCTGGCGCTCGGCCGCATCGTTGCCGGCATCACCTCTTCCAGCTTCACCACGGTGTTCGCCTACATGGCTGACATCACGCCGCCGGAAGGACGTGCCAAGGCCTATGGCATGATCGGCGCGGCCTTCAGCGCCGGTTTCGTCGCGGGGCCGCTGCTTGGTGGCTTTCTCGGCGAAATCTCGCCGCGCGCGCCGTTCTGGGTCGCCGCCGGCATGAGCGGCCTCGCTTTCCTCTATGGATTACTCGTCCTGCCGGAATCGCTGGCGCCCGAAAAGCGCATGGCGTTTTCTTGGCGCCGCGCCAATCCGTTCGGCGCCATGGTGCTGCTGCGCTCGCATCCGGAGCTTTCGGGCCTCGCCGCTGTCACCTTCCTTCTGCACTTTGCCCATCACGTCTTTTCGGCGGTGTTCGTTCTCTACGCCGCCTATCGTTACAACTGGCATGCCTGGGAAGTCGGCGTCTTGCTGGCCATGGTCGGCGTGCTCGACATGATCGTGCAGGGGCTGCTGGTGAGCCGGGTGGTCAAGCGCTTCGGCGATCGCGCCACCATGGTCTTCGGCCTGTTCGGCGGCGCCATCGGCATTGCGCTGATGGGTCTGGCGCCGACGGGCCTCATGTTCACGCTTGCCATGCTGCCGAACGCGCTGTGGGGCCTCGCCATGCCAACCCTGCAGTCGCTGATGACGCAGCATGTTTCCGAATCCGAGCAAGGCCAGTTGCAGGGTGCCACGATGAGCGTGGCAAGCATCGCTGGCGTTGCCTCACCGCTGTTCTTCGGCGCGGTCTATGCCTTTTCCATCAGTGAGGATTCGCCGCTGCCCTATCCCGGCCTGTCCTTCCTGATCGCGTCGCTGGTGCTGCTTTCAGCGGCGCTGCTCGGCTGGTCGGTTGCGCGCACCGCCAATAGGGCCGAGGCGCAGGAACAGGCATCGTAG